A portion of the Coturnix japonica isolate 7356 chromosome 4, Coturnix japonica 2.1, whole genome shotgun sequence genome contains these proteins:
- the LOC107313874 gene encoding histone H2A, sperm-like has product MSLHDMDIPMEASSMPGTDEVCDEPEPEPEPEPELMEPEASCSGEPSMRREVKTKKSRSSRAGLLFPVSRIERQLRRGQFAERFGACAPVYLAAVLQWATHKTVDMAGKISKKSNQQCISPQHLQMSVKSSSILKHLLGSRPKYRGRAAPKSHRMASPSRMKKNKKMKRRSRQQSAPARATAAVSVK; this is encoded by the coding sequence ATGAGCCTGCACGACATGGATATACCTATGGAAGCAAGCAGCATGCCTGGAACAGATGAGGTCTGTGATGAACCTGAGCCTGAGCCTGAGCCTGAGCCTGAGCTGATGGAGCCTGAGGCATCGTGCTCTGGGGAGCCCTCCATGCGCCGGGAAGTGAAGACCAAAAAGAGTCGCTCCTCCCGGGCTGGGCTGCTCTTCCCTGTGAGCCGCATAGAGAGGCAGCTGCGCAGAGGTCAGTTTGCTGAGCGCTTTGGAGCCTGTGCCCCTGTCTACCTGGCTGCTGTGCTACAGTGGGCGACACACAAGACCGTGGACATGGCTGGGAAGATTTCCAAGAAGAGCAACCAACAGTGCATCTCTCCACAGCACTTGCAGATGTCTGTGAAGAGCAGCTCTATACTCAAGCACCTTCTGGGAAGCAGGCCCAAGTACCGTGGCAGGGCTGCCCCAAAAAGCCACCGCATGGCATCACCCTCCAGaatgaagaagaacaagaagatgAAGAGAAGAAGCAGACAGCAGTCTGCGCCTGCCCgtgccactgctgctgttagtgtcaagtga